The stretch of DNA AGCACTGAAACCGGAATTACATGCCTACCAAGGCGAGTGGTGCCCAAGACACGGTGTAGAATCTATCACCATCGCCTGCCGCTGCTAGGATGCACGAGTGACACAAGGAGGGGAAAGGGATACCGCACCCATGTACAGGTCCTTTGTGTGGTCTCAACGGTATCGCAGGAAAAAGCTGCGGGCAGATCGTGTCGGAATTTCCTCAAGGGAAAGATAGTTTGACTGAAAGCGTGCAAATGAACACTATGTGGGTTACCTAACCGGTAAACCAGAGGGTTTTGATATATGAATGTGGTAATATTCGAGTCTTCCAAGTGGATATTGTCTTGGTTAACCACTGTAGCTGCTCGTACATGTAGCTGGTGTCTACTGTCCATCCTGGTAGAGTTGCACTGTTCCAGTTGCTGTACTGTAAATAGCTCAGTGGGTCTTGGAACCTTGCTTGCAAGAGCAACGCTCCTTCAATGGctgtctacaagtaattaACTACAACCCCGAGCCCAGTATGTATTGATTACGCCAAGAGCAACCTCGGTTGGGAGTGAAAAAGCAACGATATCCggctcacgtgatcccgGCCTGAGATAATTTCTCCGCGTGGGACTGACTCTCACAGGTCACAGTGCATGTGATTCCGGCTCTGTCCGAGATCATGACTAAGTGCAGGCGCACGTTGAGAGCAAGCAGTTGGCACATGACGGTGCGCCGCCGGGTCGCCGGGACTGTGGATTTCCGTCGTCCGCTCCATATATATAACAGGTTGGGGGTCAAAGTGGGGGGTGCCGTGTGGACATGGACAtctagctacaagtagccttCTTTCCCGagcccaaaaaaaagggacATGCGGCTTAATTAGCCAAATTCCGTCATGCAGCGTGGGGGCCCTGCCCCTTTGCCCTCTCGCTTATCTGGACGTGGGGGTACAAGGTAAAGTGGACTTAAGGTTACCACCAACATTAGGTTAATACGTAGTTTGGAAAAATGACAAgatggctctggagaaaCAAACTTGGACATGGATTGACACCCAGTGGTTGGTTcagagaaaaagaaaaagaaaagccCAGAGAACACGAGCGGAAAGACAAAACCGGAAGCTGCACCAGATAATTCCTCTAACTCCGCTACCCCTCACCAATCTTGATGACCCCACCCTCTTCAACAAGCCGACCAACCTCATCGCTAGTTTAAAACCCCGTTACAATCGTGCCACGCTAGTGCACCAAGGGCACTTGCACTATATCTCCCTACATCTTCGCTCCGATCCGAAAGAGTCTCGCCAAAGATGAAGTGGAAGATGAACCTGAACTGGAAAAAGATCAAACCCATCTCGCCAAAGCAGGCAGTACGAAACACCCCAGACGTGGTCATGGGCGTCTCGGATGGTCTATACAGAATCCTGAGATCGAAACATCTCTGGCTAAACTACTGCCTGATTCCGATCGGAACTATAGCCATGCTGGCCGTCTCTTACGCTACCAACTTGCTGTTCCAGCTCAAGCCGGTCGAATTCCCCGCATCGGTCATGGTCCTTGCGGTTCTCTTCACCGGCATCATGGTCACCGAGCGAATCTTCGGCAGCAAGGTCTCCGATTTTCTTATGCATTACTTCAACATCCCGGGCAGGTTTCTGCTCAAGTGGCTGGCTGTGTGCTTCAGTGGCGCCTTCATCACCCTCCCTCTGTCGGAACACGTGACTGTGGGACAGGCATGGTCCATGGGCCTTATTTTCATCATCGGCCTGGCCTTCTACCTGGGTCTCTGCGCTTACATGGCTCTGGCTGTGGACTGGTTTGTCAAGCTGTTCCACAAGGAGAAAATCAACGACGAAGAAAAACAGGTGGAAACGAGTTTTGACCAGATTGAAGAGCACAGTGGAGAAACAGACACGGCTACCTCCACGGACTTGGAAAACGGAGAACCCATGGTGGACAACATCGTCATGAACCCCACGGAGGCGGACaaggtggaagaggaggagaaacTTGAGCCAGAGGTACCTCTGACGGTGTTTGAGAAAAGCTCCAACTTTGTATACGACAACTTTGACGACATTTTCTATTTTACCCTCTTTTGGTGTGGACTGATTGTCTACTATGCCAGAGGATATGCCATGATCATGCACACTGCAATGGTTGCCTTTGTGTTCCGACAAGTGAACAAACTGCCTCCCAAGCTCAAGCGATACCTTTCGCCTGTTATCGTCACTGCTGGCATCTGCATGCTAATCATTCTCATCACTTCTCTGATTGGCAACCACCACAAGCCTCGAGACTTCATGAACGATCTTCGACACTTCAAAACCGGTCGAAACTACCTCTATCTCGTAAACAACTACCGACACTGGAACGAGGTCAACACTAACGGCATGTACCATCGGcttccaggagctggagacgtGTACTCTTCATTCATGGACGCCGGTATCATTGCCATGTTGGTTCcactgtacgagtacagaGCCGAACTGATTGAGCATTGGATTATGCTCATTGTCCCTATCGGATCTGGAGCCATCCACTTTTTCTGCTACCCGGCCATCTGTTACCGACTATGGCTCACTTCTGAGCAGGCCTTGGGATTTGCAGCTCGTTCAGCGACTCTAGCCTTGGCTACTCCTGTCACTGAGGGTCTCGGAGGCAACATCCAGGTCACAGCCGTTACTGGTGTGCTTTCTGGTATTGTTGGAGTGCTCATTGGAGACTTTTTGCTCGAAAAGGTGTACCGAGTTCCAATGGACAATTTCATGGTGGTAGGAATCACATATGGCACCAATTCCTCAGCTGTGGCTGCCACCACTCTTCTGGCTACCGATAGACGTACCGGAGCCATTGCATCCTTGTCTTTTGTGCTGTTTGGAATCACCCTGGTGGTTCTCACGGCTATTCCTCCAGTGGCCAATGTTGCCAAGCATCTGGCTGGAAAGTAATAGCAGCACACAATGACGTTTTATTTATCTAGATATTGCATTGCATTTAATTAATGAGTGTATGATGATTGTGTATAGCCAATAGAGGTTACCATCTAGGCACTAACATGAAGTATTTGCCTATGAGTACAGTTCAACATAAATAATAAATTAACCTAGACTATCTCAACTAATAACTATACACAAAGGAGGGTTCGAGCTCTCCGGCCATATGTCGCTTCTCATCGGACATGGCATTGAAGTGATCCACGTACTCCTGGGttcgcttcttctggttGTCTCGGTAGACTCCGTACATGTAGATGCAGCATGAAATCATGGACAGAGCTGTGAAGCCCACACCAATGGCCAGACCCTTCTTATACAGAGGAGCGTCGACCTTGACGTAGGAGAAGGTGGCGATGATACCTCCAATGTTACCAAAGGCAACCTGGTAGGCGGTGGCCACAGATCGTCGGTGAGTGCCTCCAAAGTTGAGGTTGGTCCAGCACACAATCAGAGGCATGGCTGTGTATGCTCCCGAGGCAATCATGAAGAGAGCTCCGTACCGGACGCTGGTGTTTTCGGTTTCTGTGAGAATGACGATGAAACCAATGATGCAAATAATACCCGAGACGATTGCCAAGGTGAACTTGTGTCTGATTCGGTCAGAGAGCACAGCCATCGCCATGGAGAAACCGAAAGCTGCGACCCACGGAGGCACAGATCGGAACTGAGTCTGGATAGGGCTGTAACCGAGCGACTTGACAATCTCGGTGGCAAAGTAGGCGTATCCATAGGCAGGAACAATAAGTCCAAAGTACATGAAGCCAGCAAGCCAGATCTTCCAgtcggagaagatgaacTTGACGTCAGAGAGGGTCATCTTTCGCTCGAAGTTGGAGGCCACAGAGCCCAcagccagcttctccttcatgaAGGCTCGCTCGTTGTCAGACAAGAACTTTGCGTCTTCGGGAAAATCAGAGATGACAAAGTACATGAGCAGCGCGATGGCAGCAGTAGCTGTTCCTTCGAGAATGAAGATCCATCGCCACGACTCGTAGCCCTGGGTACCGTCCATGTTGTTGATTCCCGAGGCAATCAGACCGCCAAAGGCTCCAGCCAGacaggtggaggagaagaagaaggagtatCGCTTCTGGGCCTCTTCTCGTCGGTACCACATGGAGAGCAGGTAGAAGCAGCCGGGAAACATGCCTGCCTCGAACAGACCGAGCAGGAAACGGCAGGCGCACAGCTGGCCAAAGTTCTTGACAAAACCCATGCCCAGAGTGACCACACCAAACAGCACCATGCATCCCGACAGCCACTTGTGGGGCTGCAGTTTCTTCATGAGCCAGTTTGACGGGATTTCCGCGAGAATGTAGGGCACGAAAAAGATGGTCAAAGCAGTGTTGTACTGGTGACCTTCCAGATTCAAGTCTCGAGAGAGTCCGTAGACGTTGGCGTTGGAGATGTTCACTCGATCCAGAAACGCCAGGAGATAGAGAAAGCAGATGGCAGGAATAATTCGGAAATCGAGCTTTCGCATCAGTTTGCTCTGGTTGATGTTGTATTTTTCCGCCAACTGATCAATCTGTTGCTGATGGGTCAGAGTCTCCTGGTCATAGCCGTTGTAGGAGTTTTGTTCAACGACAAGCTCGCCCTTGTATGGAGCTTCGAAAGAGTCTGAGGACGCCAttagtttttttttggggggtgTGGCTTTTTGCGTCTGTGGATTTGCATTTTGGAGGACCCCCCTCCTACTTATATACCAAGACTAGCATCGTGTGTGTCAGTCACAGTGTCAAAAAAAGTGTCATAGGAAAAGgagagtacttgtacggcTGGACAAAGGAAAGTGAGTTTGGACCGCATAGAGTTCCGAGAACAATAAGAAGGGCTTGCGGGGTGCTGCCGTGTCTAAGAGATGTAATAATGGGTGGAAGAGGTTAGAAGTCGGAAATATTATTCATCTAGTCAGTACAACTTGCCGTTATTAATTTTGTCACACCTGAGGGCTCTGCCTATGAAGAATATTGCACCTTCCAGTGTCCGGTCTTGTTGCTATATCTGTCAAAACAAGCTCAGCATTATGGTTGCAGCTGAAGGGCTGAAAAACGCATCTGGAAAAACGGTAGGGGCAATATCGGGGTCATCAACTTGGTGGGAAGTTGAGTGATTCGCACCAAAATTTGAACATCAACAGTTGTGGGTGATTGCAGTCTCTGTTACAAGTTTGCGCCCTCCCGGATCCTCCATTTCATCAGTTTGGGTCTTCTCAAAACCCCCATTTTCCCCTCCAAAGCTAAATTGCTGTTCCCCACACTGTCATACAGCAGCGCCTATAAGTTGACAAAGAGGCGAAGCGGTGTAACAGGGGCGGGTTA from Yarrowia lipolytica chromosome 1D, complete sequence encodes:
- a CDS encoding uncharacterized protein (Compare to YALI0D10021g, similar to DEHA0B11748g Debaryomyces hansenii): MKWKMNLNWKKIKPISPKQAVRNTPDVVMGVSDGLYRILRSKHLWLNYCLIPIGTIAMLAVSYATNLLFQLKPVEFPASVMVLAVLFTGIMVTERIFGSKVSDFLMHYFNIPGRFLLKWLAVCFSGAFITLPLSEHVTVGQAWSMGLIFIIGLAFYLGLCAYMALAVDWFVKLFHKEKINDEEKQVETSFDQIEEHSGETDTATSTDLENGEPMVDNIVMNPTEADKVEEEEKLEPEVPLTVFEKSSNFVYDNFDDIFYFTLFWCGLIVYYARGYAMIMHTAMVAFVFRQVNKLPPKLKRYLSPVIVTAGICMLIILITSLIGNHHKPRDFMNDLRHFKTGRNYLYLVNNYRHWNEVNTNGMYHRLPGAGDVYSSFMDAGIIAMLVPLYEYRAELIEHWIMLIVPIGSGAIHFFCYPAICYRLWLTSEQALGFAARSATLALATPVTEGLGGNIQVTAVTGVLSGIVGVLIGDFLLEKVYRVPMDNFMVVGITYGTNSSAVAATTLLATDRRTGAIASLSFVLFGITLVVLTAIPPVANVAKHLAGK
- a CDS encoding uncharacterized protein (Compare to YALI0D10043g, similar to uniprot|Q86ZH9 Neurospora crassa 64C2. 200 putative tartrate transporter), translating into MASSDSFEAPYKGELVVEQNSYNGYDQETLTHQQQIDQLAEKYNINQSKLMRKLDFRIIPAICFLYLLAFLDRVNISNANVYGLSRDLNLEGHQYNTALTIFFVPYILAEIPSNWLMKKLQPHKWLSGCMVLFGVVTLGMGFVKNFGQLCACRFLLGLFEAGMFPGCFYLLSMWYRREEAQKRYSFFFSSTCLAGAFGGLIASGINNMDGTQGYESWRWIFILEGTATAAIALLMYFVISDFPEDAKFLSDNERAFMKEKLAVGSVASNFERKMTLSDVKFIFSDWKIWLAGFMYFGLIVPAYGYAYFATEIVKSLGYSPIQTQFRSVPPWVAAFGFSMAMAVLSDRIRHKFTLAIVSGIICIIGFIVILTETENTSVRYGALFMIASGAYTAMPLIVCWTNLNFGGTHRRSVATAYQVAFGNIGGIIATFSYVKVDAPLYKKGLAIGVGFTALSMISCCIYMYGVYRDNQKKRTQEYVDHFNAMSDEKRHMAGELEPSFVYSY